In one Limosilactobacillus oris genomic region, the following are encoded:
- a CDS encoding helix-turn-helix domain-containing protein, which produces MNTYLLRLCSYHQPRRERVIENVLANRQTVSTLFWAQHYGILTWLGARRRLSRAQFDQEVAALIGAGLLERVGADEIKLTAAGVSYEESQPSPYQPHFYPWYWLANTQTVQRRLLLGFQVVSELAYHNRYYAPLAVPFTDQEAVRGWFRHFKSAQFVQEVYAELHLLAGALANEDQRLVAALVNRLIGHNQAGWTLNQLADHLQLSPADALVLDHDLWLAVTAFSRRTAGPLASLARPLIASAPISRSCQTTVQLARQGLELVRIAERRRLKLGTVREHLLTAAILTPQQLDWAQLLPAEQRKFLDHHFRGDAIHWRFQGWSGDENSDFYYFRLYQIYKEYSQNES; this is translated from the coding sequence ATGAATACATACTTACTGCGCTTATGCAGCTACCACCAGCCGCGGCGAGAACGGGTGATTGAGAACGTCCTGGCTAATCGGCAGACGGTGTCGACCCTTTTCTGGGCCCAGCATTACGGGATTTTAACCTGGCTCGGTGCGCGGCGCCGCCTCAGCCGGGCGCAATTTGACCAGGAAGTTGCGGCGTTAATTGGAGCGGGCCTGCTTGAACGCGTCGGTGCTGACGAAATAAAACTGACGGCGGCCGGGGTTAGCTATGAGGAAAGCCAACCGTCACCTTACCAGCCCCACTTTTATCCTTGGTACTGGCTTGCCAATACGCAGACCGTTCAGCGACGCCTCCTGCTGGGGTTTCAAGTGGTTTCCGAGCTTGCATACCACAACCGTTACTATGCACCCCTCGCCGTTCCCTTTACGGACCAGGAAGCGGTGCGGGGCTGGTTTCGGCACTTTAAATCAGCCCAGTTTGTGCAGGAAGTATATGCAGAGCTGCACCTCCTTGCTGGTGCCTTGGCTAATGAGGACCAACGCTTGGTGGCGGCATTGGTTAACCGCTTGATTGGTCATAACCAGGCTGGGTGGACGCTTAACCAGCTAGCTGACCACCTCCAGCTCAGTCCGGCTGATGCCCTGGTTCTTGACCATGATCTGTGGTTAGCCGTTACTGCTTTTTCACGGCGGACGGCTGGCCCGCTGGCGAGTCTGGCGCGGCCGCTCATTGCGTCAGCACCAATTTCGCGTAGTTGTCAGACAACCGTCCAGCTAGCACGCCAGGGGCTCGAGCTTGTTAGGATTGCAGAGCGCCGGCGTTTGAAACTGGGAACCGTTCGTGAACACCTCCTGACAGCTGCGATCCTGACGCCCCAGCAGCTTGACTGGGCACAACTATTGCCAGCAGAGCAGCGGAAATTTTTAGACCATCACTTTCGCGGTGATGCGATCCACTGGCGTTTTCAGGGCTGGAGCGGCGATGAGAATAGTGACTTTTATTATTTTCGCCTGTACCAAATTTATAAGGAGTATTCGCAAAATGAATCGTGA
- a CDS encoding RecQ family ATP-dependent DNA helicase yields the protein MNRDRLYQALQQHFGYQEFRDGQLATIEAILAGQDTMAILPTGGGKSLLYQLPAYLRPGIVLIVSPLISLMQDQVDRLHRRGEKRVLLLSGQDRRTRDQQLSQLAWAKFVFASPEILANSAVAACLRRANVAMLTIDEAHCISQWGPDFRPEYLLLRRFREELGTPPTLLLTATATPRVQADIIAKMGLPADEVTVIRRSVNRANIFLAVEELASPDEKATRLLQLVKELSGAGIIYFASRRLATATADWLQKQSGLAVAAYHAGMPAADRFRVQQQFMADDLQLICATSAFGMGVDKDDIRFIIHYHQPTNLADYVQEIGRAGRDGRQSVAVLLTCPGDDLLARQLTTVDLPPLGLLEKVRAGQLPPAALGRNHELFTFYFRQHYTADQIVAAFKKRHRQTNRQLAQVQKYLRLTFCRRAFLLNYFGEQVVEQDRCCDSEVPDWRSQSLLPPRQQQARQTVNDNWDQHLRTLLNLS from the coding sequence ATGAATCGTGACCGGCTTTACCAAGCATTACAGCAGCACTTTGGCTATCAAGAGTTCCGTGACGGCCAGTTGGCAACGATTGAGGCGATTTTAGCGGGGCAGGACACCATGGCAATTCTGCCTACTGGGGGAGGAAAATCGCTGCTTTACCAGCTTCCAGCCTACCTCCGCCCCGGAATCGTCTTAATTGTTTCGCCGTTGATTTCACTAATGCAAGATCAAGTTGATCGCCTCCACCGCCGTGGCGAGAAACGGGTCTTGCTGCTAAGCGGCCAGGACCGGCGAACCCGGGACCAGCAATTAAGCCAGCTGGCCTGGGCAAAATTTGTCTTTGCCTCCCCGGAAATCCTAGCCAATTCGGCAGTTGCTGCTTGTCTGCGCCGGGCCAATGTTGCCATGCTGACCATCGATGAGGCCCATTGCATTTCCCAGTGGGGCCCAGACTTCCGGCCGGAATACCTGCTGCTGCGCCGGTTTAGGGAAGAACTGGGGACCCCGCCGACGTTACTGCTGACCGCTACGGCCACCCCACGTGTTCAGGCGGATATTATTGCTAAAATGGGCCTGCCAGCTGACGAGGTGACGGTTATCCGGCGGTCAGTCAACCGGGCAAATATTTTTCTGGCAGTCGAGGAACTGGCTTCACCGGATGAAAAGGCAACCAGGCTGCTCCAACTGGTAAAAGAACTCTCCGGAGCAGGGATTATTTACTTCGCCAGTCGCCGCCTTGCAACGGCGACCGCTGACTGGTTGCAAAAGCAAAGCGGATTAGCTGTGGCGGCCTACCATGCGGGGATGCCTGCCGCCGACCGTTTTCGTGTTCAGCAGCAATTCATGGCTGACGACCTTCAGCTGATTTGTGCCACGAGTGCCTTTGGGATGGGGGTAGACAAGGACGATATCCGCTTCATCATCCACTACCACCAGCCGACCAACCTTGCTGACTACGTACAGGAAATTGGCCGGGCTGGTCGTGATGGGCGGCAAAGCGTCGCGGTTTTGCTGACCTGCCCTGGCGATGACCTGCTGGCCCGGCAGCTGACGACCGTCGACCTGCCGCCGCTCGGCCTGCTGGAAAAAGTTCGTGCGGGGCAGTTGCCACCGGCAGCCTTAGGCAGGAACCACGAACTCTTTACTTTTTACTTTCGCCAGCACTACACTGCCGACCAAATTGTCGCGGCGTTTAAAAAGCGGCACCGTCAGACCAATCGGCAGTTAGCACAAGTGCAAAAGTACCTGCGCCTCACTTTCTGCCGCCGGGCTTTCCTGCTCAATTACTTTGGCGAGCAGGTGGTTGAGCAGGACCGGTGTTGTGACAGTGAAGTTCCCGACTGGCGCAGTCAGTCACTCTTGCCGCCCCGGCAGCAGCAGGCCCGCCAGACGGTTAACGATAATTGGGATCAGCACCTCCGGACTTTATTAAATCTTAGCTAA